The region ACGGTGATTCATGCCACCTTCTCCTGTTATTATCACTTGCACTACCTGTCACATTTTAGTAAAGTCTTCTCAGTCAGCGACAAAGGTTTCACATTACATAAATGCAGGGAAATAGTCATTAAGTCAAGAAGATTTCAGAACTACAGACACACATCCAAACTTTTATTGAGGATAGCTTAGCGAACCCCGTACATTGTTCGGTTCTGGCTGTAGAGCCCATGCAGCAGGGCATCTGGGTGACTGTGAGACGGCATAGTCGCGGGGCAAAACACCGTTCCATTCAAATTAGGGtttcaaacaggttctccccactcagtgatgcacccactgagaatcctgttgaatgtgccctagttattggtgTTTCTATTAAACGAAATGTGAAAATAGGCCACCATAGGCATGTGTTCaccgggagccagagcacctgataTCAAAGCAAATGTAAATGTGGTGGCTAATGCTAAACTTAAATATTGTGTTATTCACGTTGGCAGTAATGATGCCTAACTTCACCAGTTGGAgatcattaaaattaacattaaagaggtgtttGAATTTACACTGTAATTTGCTCTGGCCCCCTCCTTGTTCACTGGAGTGATGAGATACTTCACTCCAGactatcatcactcaatggctaaTAGGTGTCCACAGAATAATATAGGGTTCATACATAATATAGGTAATACAGGGCCTGGTTATGGCTctaattattcttttcttttgtctctatAATTACTAACAATGTTCTATTCACACAGATTTAATCCCTCATTTATTTCATcaaacttctcacttcaccttctttgAAACTGTATCAAATGCTCTTCTTGAAAAAAGAGACATTTCAGTGAGATTTactattcaaaatgtttttaaaaaattacatatttgcTCAGCTAGGTGGGAGGTGCATCTTAGGGATAGCTAGTATGTTATCTTAGCAGACCACCAAAACACAACAATTTATGAGATTAAATCCTGACCCAAATTAGGAGATTTTCAGAATAAAATAGAGGTCAAATACTGAAGCTTGAGTCTTTTTTTGTCAAGGTAATTACAATCGTTTACAATAAAACTTTGAACTAATATAAACAATGATTCAGTGTGCCGTCATCCTCATGAAGCTTAAAAGGTAAATATACATATGGTTAACAAAAAtgtcattgaaataaaaatgccCCTTAAAATCAAATATTAGGCATTAATAATGCAGGTTATTTCTGGCAGTGATATCGAAGAGGACAGGAGCTAACAAGAAAGTTTGTTAATATGTAACCATAATTTGTTAATGAGTAACAAATGAGTTGTTAGTGCTCAGCTCAGCCTATAAGTATGTTATGACAACACTGAGTCAATAAAGAAGGGTGTTGCTGGCGCTTTGAAGAAGGACAAAACGAGACAAGACAAGTGAATCTAGAGGATGGAGAAGTGTAAAACAGATTGCATTGAAAGACCTCTGTCTCTGGCCTTTGAAAAATTCGGTTGTGCTGTTGGTAGACATCCATGTGTGTTTCTTTTATTAGCTTTATTTGTGGCTGCTGCTCTTGGAGCTGGTTTCATCTTTCTTCATGAGAGGGAGGCAAATGATATTGAAGACCAGTTTACGCCCGTCAATGGACCTGCCAAGTTGGAGAGGGAGATTGTGGTGGAAAATTTCCCACAATCTGAAGAGTTTTCTGAGTTACGGCTTGCTTCTGAAGGCACTTATGCCTCTTTGATCATCACAGGCTTGCAAggagaaaatatattaaatgaagcAGCTTTTAACGATATTATAGAGCTAGACAGACAAGTGAAAAGTATATCAACAGGAAACACTTTTGAAAAACTCTGTGCCAAATCAAAGGGAAACTGTATGTCAAATGCAATTTTGGACATTATAAATTACAGTGCTACTGAAATTGTTTCTTCAAGCATTAAATATCCGATAAATAATTACACGTTTTTGGGAACAACCATTGGCGGTGTAGAGCTAAAGCCAGATAGTTCAGAGATTAACAGTGCAAAAGCCATCCGGCTTTTTTATTTCCTAGATGAGAAGAAGACAATTGGAAGCTCTGACTGGCTTGACGGCTTTCTAAAACTCCTCTCAAACTATACAGAACAAAAAACggtaagtaaaaaaatattttgaattatatctATTGACCTATCTAATGACcattttgtgtgagtgtgtgtaaaaGTACCTCAATATGACATTTATCCAAGAATCTCAAATAAGTCAAGCACCAATAGACATTTGGACAGCAATTCAAATATACAGAGATAATGAActgaatatgtatatatttgtttaatttttttctgccTTGTCATGTCCTGTAGAAATTTGTAATAATTAGAGATTCCACACAATGAAACACATTTATGCATACAGTATTAAACAGAATAGtgtctttttattctttttatttttatttttatttacacagGTCCATGTGTCTTACTTTACATCAATATCAAGACAGAATGAGTTTGAAACCAATTCAGACTCTGTGATCCCCCTGTTCTCTGTTACGTATTTCCTGGCCATAACCATTTCAATTATGTCTTGTTTAAGgtatcaaaaatattaaaaaagaaaaaaaaaaagaatcaaatAAGCACATGTTTCTGTCACTTGCTATATAATTTATCTCTATTTCCACAGGTTGGACTGTGTCAGGACAAAGGTGTGGGTGGCTACATTTGGCGTCGTCTCCGCTGGTATGGCCGTGTTGGCCAGCTTTGGACTGCTGCTGTTCTGTGGGATGCCATTTGCCATGACTGTAGCCACAGCCCCATTTCTGATCCTCGGTAAGTTCATTCATTTCGTCACCTAGTAGGTGTCTCACAGCTGATGTTCACAGGCTCACCAGTCTCTGATTTCCTCCAGGTATTGGTGTTGATGACATGTTCATTATGATCTCCTGCTGGCAGAAGACTGAAGTTAATAAAGCTGTTGAGATTCGTTTAGCAGAAACATATAAAGAGGCCGGCGTGTCCATCACTATCACCACACTGACAGATGTTCTGGCTTTCTACATCGGTCTCATGACTCCCTTCCGCTCAGTTCAGTCTTTCTGCGTGTACACCAGCACAGCTCTTCTGTTCTGCTACATCTTCAACATCACCTTCTTCGGCGCGTGTCTTGCACTAAACGGACGGAGAGAGAAAGGCCACAGACACTGGCTGACCTGCATGAAAGTCCCAGAAGCCACTGGTGATGATGGAGGTTGTTGTGTTGGTGGGGCGTATGATAAAAACACACTGAAGGAATTTGAAATGCCAGTAGATTTATTCTTTAAAAACTATTACGGCCCTTTTCTGACAAGAGTGTGGGTTAAGACACTTGTGTGTCTGATCTATGCTGGGTATTTGGCAGTCAGTATCTATGGATGCTTCCAAATGCAGGAAGGTCTAGATCTGAAACATTTAGCAGCAGACGGGTCATATGTTGGTAGTTACTATGACAAAGAAGATGAATTCTTCTCCGCCTTTGGTCCCAATGTCATGTTAGTTATAAAGGATGAAGACTTTCAGTACTGGAACCCAACTGCTCGCGACAGTCTTGACTTGTGTTTGGAAAGTTTTCAAAATCTGCCAGTGGCAGATTCAGGCATTTCGCCTGTTTCTTGGCTGAGTGAATACATGCAGTATGGAAAGAATGCAAGTTTAAGTTTAAACAGTGAAACTCAATTCAAAAGCCATTTAACTGCATTTCTTAATCAGTCTGGTTTTAGTCAAGATGTTAATTTCACTAACAATCAAATTCATGCATCACGCATGTTCATTCAGACTGTGGACATCCGCACAGCAATCGATGAGAAGAATATGCTGGCTGTGTTTAGAGAAACTGCAGAAAATTGTGGGAAGTTGCAGACACCCGTTGATCTGATAGTGTACCACCCTGCATTCATCTATTTCGACCAATATGCCGTCATCATCAGTAATACAATCCAAAACTTAGTGGTTGCTACATGTGCAATGTTAGTCATTTCACTCCTGTTGATCCCAAACCCTCTCTGTTCTCTCTGGGTAACATTTGCCATCGCATCTGTCATTGTGGGAGTGGCCGGATTCATGGCATTATGGGATGTTAGTTTAGACTCTGTGTCTATGATTAATCTTGTTATCTGTATCGGGTTTTCTGTCGACTTCTCTGCTCACATATCCTATGCTTTTGTGTCAAGTGAAAAATCCTCAGCGAATGAGAAAGCCACGGATGCCATCAATAAACTGGGCTATCCCATCATTCAGGGTGCCGTGTCCACTATCGCAGGTGTGGTGGTGCTCGCGGCTGCTAAAAGCTACATCTTCAGGACCTTCTTCAAAATCATGTTCTTAGTCATTCTTTTTGGGGCCATCCATGGCATCGTATTCATACCGGTGTTCCTGAccttcctcagcacttgtagTAGCAGTcgtgaaaaaaacaaaccaaatcaTTCAGAGCCCAGTGACAAAAGCGAACAGCGAGTAAAAGCAGTCGTGATTCAGAATGTGTGGTGTTCTGATCCTGACTGTCCTTAGGCTCCGTGATCTTCCTTTTTTATGAGCTTAACTCTATATGACACTTTGATTTGACCATGCAGGATTATCCTGAAATATCAATCATTCTGTTACGTTCTCATATACACACTGTATcttatatgtttttgtttttatatttttatcaagtttagctttttatttttatcattgtaatcaatattattttcaatgcaGTTCTATTTAATATGCACATCACATTCATTTTAACACATCAATGCAAACACAATTTAGCATTTGTAATCCAGTTACTATCAAGTTAATTGATTAAACCACATTACTGGACAATGGGAATTTTGTGTTTGGCATTAAAAGAACTTGATCTCACCATAATTGTCATTGAAGTGAATGAGTGAGCAATTTATGATACAGTATATGCATGAATGCATAAACACCTGCCGCTTATGTTCTCTCCTGCGTCTTGTAAGCTGGACGCCATGATAGACATGAGCAAAGGCCATGTTTCCTGGTTCATGATTTCTTTATCCTGGTGGAATGTAAATCAGCTCTGTTCTGTGTGAAGAACCTGGAGGTGCCATCACAAAGCATTAGTTTGTAAACAGCAAGTTAAAGAGTAACCCATCTATTCTGTGTCTTCagttaaatttcatttaaaaattagCAAACAGATCCTAAATGTAACACTAAACATAATAAGGACATAATAAGGACATAATGCACTTAATTTGAGACAATAGCCTAACCCAGGGGTCGGCAACCCAAAATGTTTAAAGAgccatattggaccaaaaaaaacaaaaaacaaatctgtctggagccgCAAAAAATTGAAAGCCTTATATAAGCCTTATATGAAGGCAACACaggctgtaagtgtatattagctatattagcctactgtcaaaatgactaagtaggctacaaatacataatgaggtattcccgaggtatatatttaaaaactgctgaaagctacagaaaaaagaagcaaatggatcggtgcaattcaccgaaacagctggactccagcagagaaacatggatttgcagttatcattttgtgtcaaattgttggattttgaggtaaaatcattccatatatattgtattgttatatattatgttgacaaatcatctattaaatattttccatcttatattctgcatatttgtgcgttttaaaataaacactgacaaaaactatactataaaactatatgttttagggatggacaatatgacgatatatataacattgatataacgTTAAGtaattacgcggatttaaacctaagttacctatattgtagttatataaaatattcacaggcagatttgctttatgtatttcctcggcgtcaaatcaggcacatataaatgtcaggaaacacgactcctggctacatgtcaatatccatggattaggtttatttgacaagttgtaagaaacactttcgagtccaacctttagtgtaattcgtttgtttttactcgcgttttcgcagtttcctctattaaatccagtcacgcagcaggttcttttgccaatCAGTCCAGCtaagggagcgcgctttcggcgggaaagtgacgtcgatggctatgacgcaaatcttcgttgacagaaatgttgaaatttaatatttattatagacatttttacagtattgaaaaatgttaagaatgtttgtgtcatgtttgtcctcctacagaaaccatatgaaaacaaaaaatatatattttttccattttaatacatttttgaaaaagctccaGGGAGCCACTAGGGGAGTGCTAAAGAGCCGCATGCGGCTCTAGAGCCGCGGGTTGCCGACCTCCGGCCTAACCGTTAAAACTGTGTAGACCATTCACAAAGTTGTACATGAACTAATGTGCATACTCAGGCCTTAAGCATCAATGTCAATAAGACCTTGCATCATTTTGCTGGGGACAAATGAGTGTACACATCAACTCTGAGCATCATAAAAAAAAGCTATTACAAACTCACAATAAAATCtacagcaaaaacaaaagtaaataattacCACAGCTAAATtgtctaaatattttattcatccCACAATACATGCTGAGAGCCATGGATGAGCTTTGTACTATGCTGATACCCAACATGCATTGCGGCCTGAAGCTTTTTGTTGAGCTTCATATGCTGATTGTTGATGTCTGAATGATACACTAGATCAAACAAGGCCCTTTGTGCTCAGCCTTTTTAAAACTCTTGAATGTTTGTCACAAACACTGCTGGATCTCATGGTGTACTATCAGGATTACTGTCATTAATAAAGTTAGTAACCCAGATAAAAAGATTCAGGGTAGGGGGGGGGTGGGGTTgtactctgtgttcgggccAAATACCGAGCTGAGAACCCTCTCCCCGGACAACACGCCAAATACGTATACCATTCATTTTATCTGACCTATTTGTAactgtgaactcgtgaaatattacattaaaatggccagtaggtggcggtaagtcactgtttttatgagtgaatcatcaAGTCATTCATTCTTTGAAATGATTTAAATTCTTTAAATCgtgaatatggaaacatttggatttgtgccaAATTAGAGAGGTAGGTTATAACAtcggtttctgtttcagtttagCTTTAAATGAATTTGTTTTGGCTTAacgtttatatattttatttttcataactaaaatagctatgtagTGGTGCCCTCCATGGGTTTAAAATTGATAGTATGTGTTGTTAATTATATGATGCTGTGAGCAGTTTAGCACTGCTGCAGTTCATATTACAGTTTTCCCTGCATTGTGTTGATTATTAGGGACAAGaaaatttattatttgttaaattcaaatgacgttttagtattttttgacaGTACGAGTGAGTTTCATTTGTTGATAGACCGATCGTTAATCTAGTTAATGATTTAATGCACTGAGCTCTGCAGTCACAACACTCTATAACAGCAGACtgttacttttaattattttaaacctaattccttgtcaaattagaatgatttctaagttttatatatcatttgtgATTGCATTTTCTATAGATATGATCAGACATGCAGTCTACCAATGATATTAGAGAGACAGCACTAGGAATGCCCACAAGCGACTTCACAGTACAAAGACCAGCGACATGCAGCGAAAAAGTCGCTGGCTGTGTGAACGGGGCTTCACTGTCGAAGTGACCATGGTAACGGATTGCGTATCCTTCTAACATGGCAATGCTTTCCCGAAATGCAATGCGGAGTGAAAACATTGTGACGTAATGAACATTTTTcgccatagtttttttttttaacgaaattaacactggtaGCCATCAGGTAAGACTGGCTATTATTGTTTCGTGTAACCTGGCCTTTAGTTGGCCTTTCACGTATTCGTCCTAGCATGGCCTTTCATCATTTTATTCACACAACTGGCATATGGCAGCCCATCGCAGCCCTTTGCATAGCAAGGACTACTGCAACCCTTAGCAAAGCATGGCCATGGTCTTTCATGCAACATGACCTATGTGGTCTTTCTGCATTaactgacccttcgccgggagtttgattgacaagcgatctaaccaatcagaacgccgaatccgccattttgttcgacaaagcagtcaggagatAGAAGATTAACCAcagtggagttaaacttgaaaaattgtgtatattgacatctttccgcatttgaaacaacattcatcctcatgtttatttgatgctataaatggactagtaggaagagatgatcggttcacgagcctcttgagctgaggtgctacagcaatctgtcacgacacattaaagagccacaaaacgtttttatTGTTCTAATTTCttaaactacacagtttgaaagctgggactttgtttaatatcataagtaacctgctttgtcttgtctgttgatgtgttgtcagtatcttctttgctctgcgatgtatttttcactgcgtgtggtgTGACAg is a window of Megalobrama amblycephala isolate DHTTF-2021 linkage group LG6, ASM1881202v1, whole genome shotgun sequence DNA encoding:
- the LOC125269947 gene encoding patched domain-containing protein 3-like — translated: MEKCKTDCIERPLSLAFEKFGCAVGRHPCVFLLLALFVAAALGAGFIFLHEREANDIEDQFTPVNGPAKLEREIVVENFPQSEEFSELRLASEGTYASLIITGLQGENILNEAAFNDIIELDRQVKSISTGNTFEKLCAKSKGNCMSNAILDIINYSATEIVSSSIKYPINNYTFLGTTIGGVELKPDSSEINSAKAIRLFYFLDEKKTIGSSDWLDGFLKLLSNYTEQKTVHVSYFTSISRQNEFETNSDSVIPLFSVTYFLAITISIMSCLRLDCVRTKVWVATFGVVSAGMAVLASFGLLLFCGMPFAMTVATAPFLILGIGVDDMFIMISCWQKTEVNKAVEIRLAETYKEAGVSITITTLTDVLAFYIGLMTPFRSVQSFCVYTSTALLFCYIFNITFFGACLALNGRREKGHRHWLTCMKVPEATGDDGGCCVGGAYDKNTLKEFEMPVDLFFKNYYGPFLTRVWVKTLVCLIYAGYLAVSIYGCFQMQEGLDLKHLAADGSYVGSYYDKEDEFFSAFGPNVMLVIKDEDFQYWNPTARDSLDLCLESFQNLPVADSGISPVSWLSEYMQYGKNASLSLNSETQFKSHLTAFLNQSGFSQDVNFTNNQIHASRMFIQTVDIRTAIDEKNMLAVFRETAENCGKLQTPVDLIVYHPAFIYFDQYAVIISNTIQNLVVATCAMLVISLLLIPNPLCSLWVTFAIASVIVGVAGFMALWDVSLDSVSMINLVICIGFSVDFSAHISYAFVSSEKSSANEKATDAINKLGYPIIQGAVSTIAGVVVLAAAKSYIFRTFFKIMFLVILFGAIHGIVFIPVFLTFLSTCSSSREKNKPNHSEPSDKSEQRVKAVVIQNVWCSDPDCP